Part of the Vigna angularis cultivar LongXiaoDou No.4 chromosome 1, ASM1680809v1, whole genome shotgun sequence genome, aaaagaaaatagtggggaggtgtagagtatttttggaataaaaaaaatagtgggaaGGTGCAgaagcacttggggtggtggagggagcaacacctgGTAGCCCAAtcgaaaaaaatcagaaacattgacgattaaacaatcttacaaaaaatgattttataatgagttttctaaaaaatactcgttgttaaacaatttcttacaaaaaaatattttataatgacttttcattttataatttttgtcttatctaattttcacaagtataatgacatcaaaggaattggtctggaaaaaaatcagaagcactcgttgttaaacaatttgccttaaTATATACGACaaatgatgattcaacatatgcagatgatgaaataagagaggttagtgaagatggtgaaattgaagagatcttgaatgaacattTACCTGAAGGTGAatgtgtttatgatttttttgatTTGGGACTACAGtagagatgacagagaaaatgttggagtgagagagatggaaGAGAAAGGGTTCAGAGAAATAAGGGAGCTGAGTAATAagggtttgggtttttttttttagttttaaggatgaaaattattaaaataccattAACCTTAAAagttagaatccatgatatacaagggtatttttgtctactaaaatccaaTATACATTGATAAAATGTATCAACTGAAAAATAAGCGTAACcacgttagcaaacccatatatatatatatatatataagtaaggcatattttaagaattaaaaaaaaaaattcaaactattCAACCACCTTCACTGATTTTAATAACTTACTTAAACATACTGTATAAGTATGTCCGAAAGTCATATAATACGATGGGGATTTGATGAAAAGAAGTGATGGCACTAGTCCATCATTTTgtcatcttgaatattcattaCAAGTAACATGTTGAGAACGTTCATGTATCATTTCTTATAAAGACTTACTTTAatgagaaaaattatatatatatccacTAATTAAAACtaagaatatttttaagtgacgaaaaatattgatttttagttataaaataattctaagattatagaaaataattacattgatttaataaaatatatggtAGGACTGAGTTTCATGATCTAATCATGCAAGAATATTAAGCAATATATTTCTAATTTCTATTAAAGCACATGTAATAAATCCTAATgtaataaatctaaattttaataaaaaaattcataatattttagtaatttttattataagttcCATCAAACATTctaatgttatatattattagttGTTTTACATATATGTAATCTGAAATCTATCAATTGTTATATTCCAATTAGATTTTTCAAACTATTTCTCAATAAGTAAGTATGCACACAATAATAATGCACTtaagaacaataaaataatataaaagcggtgaaaaagaaatatattaaatagtatAAATCATAAAGAGTTAAgatatattatgtttaattcCGAATAAGAAAATTAGTTATTCATAGGTATTTTCAACACTTAGAATACAATAATAAGCAATGTCTCTAGCTTTAACTTCTAGCGTgtgtcatatattttttaaagttagtTTTCTATGTTGTAATTGCGTATTTTTTGAACTCTGTCAAACCTCTTGTCTATAGGGTCTAAGCAAGTTTGCTAACCTTAAATCtgtattagattttttttattgaagtaaCTAAGTTTCAACTcattctattaaaatatttttcaatcttcAGTTATTcctatttgtttaatttttgtaattgaaattgttGATAAGTGATTTTGTTAAGATATTTTCTCATCTTTACTAATTTTCacttataatattttcacaaataagaataaaatatttattttcccaatttattaaataaaaactttaattatctaaaaaataataataaaaattctaataaaagataaaagtaaacaaaaataaaaacactaataatgttaattatcaaaataCTCCAAACAAACAGTTTCAAGtccttaaaattataaaattcaaaaaagttCATGTCAGTCTATCAGAATAATTCAAGAACAAATGATTTATCAATCTTGATTATGCAACATAAAACAATTACACTTGTAACTTTAAAACTCAATAGAGGATGACATGATTTTCGTTTTATCACTTCAATCTTCATTACATGTTCTTAGCTAAGCTTTTGGATGTAAGGGtttgtgtgttttttatttatttatttatttttagaagcTTTTATTTTACACGATTTTAGTATTCTAAAAAGAAAGGAGGAACATTCAAAATCAACTATGTAgatttatttagttaattatcAATATCAAGTTAATGAGAATACCTATTAAGATTAAGTATTAATTTAGGTAAAATGGGAGATGATGTTTATTATTAGTAAAAAGGTAAAAGCTGAATgtgtttaaatgtttatttatttttattttttgaacttaAAGTTCTTGTAGGTGAAACATTCGACCAAAATATGTACATATTTTAAACGGGTGATCAGAGACAGATATAGGCACAGTTACGGCACGCTTCTAAGCTCTGCCAATCAATGTCGTGAGATTGAAGCAGTAACTTTTTCTCTGCCGCCAATAGTTTGGATCCCACAATCCTCCATCTTTTATTGctcttgcttttctttctcGCCATCTTTCAGACTCACATGCTTCGGTGACTCGATTTCTTCTCATTTTACCTTCACTTTCAATTACTTCGcttttttatcattctttttattcattttttcttttgaatctGCGTTTGTTATGGCCTAAACGCTGGACGATTGGTACACAGGGTGGATCTGCATCAAAGCCCCCCTTCAATGTTCCTTGGAAATTCccactcttttttcttttttctttttaattttggggtttgtttttgttgttgttatgttttgaatgaaactttagttgtgtgtgtgtgtgtgaactaggttatttcctttatttttgttgttgttggaaAGAGAATTGAAGTCTTTCATGTTTTATCTGTTGTGGCTGTTAGTTTTTCTTGGTGGTAGCAATGTCGACTCCGGCTAGGAAGAGGCTCATGAGAGATTTCAAGAGGCTGCAACAGGACCCACCTGCAGGAATCAGTGGTGCCCCTCAGGATAACAATATAATGCTGTGGAATGCTGTCATATTTGGGTGAGTTGAATTGGATAGAAGATCCACTGTGCggtttacttatatattatagtcAGTTcgttttgttttatattactCCCCACTTTGTTAAAGTATGGATGGATAAGCAATTTCTGCTTTCTTGTCTGCTTTGGATTGCAGTCCTGATGACACTCCATGGGATGGAGGTGAGTCTGACCTCTTACTATAtcttggaaaaaaaattatgcatgTGTCATCTCTGTTATTTAGCCATCTTTTACATTGTATGCAACGCTACTGGTTAGCTTATTTTAGATGAGCTTGCTTTTACCATGGCTACTATCTTGGGACAATTTCGTTGCTACCATTGTTTCTTTTTGCTTTCTGATTGGCAgtactaattttaatttctgcttatatattgttatacgttagttttatattgtttctttttatattggtttatgTTTCTGTCAGAGGTGATGACTCAGTGGAATAAGACTTTTGTTCTTGTTACGTTAATATTAGAGGTTGCATTTACATTTACTACTGAGGGATATTTTGTTagaatattaaatgaaattggATGCTCATagtgaataaattttattcacaTACTTGGAAATCAGATTTTTCTCTTAACCCTATCACAGCAATGTCTTCACGTTTTGAATTATTTAGGCACGTTTAAGTTGACTCTCCAGTTTACTGAGGATTATCCTAACAAGCCACCGACTGTACGATTTGTCTCTCGAATGTTTCATCCAAACAGTAAGTTTAAGGTGGAAATGATTAATCTTCTTATACATAAATTACCTATCTAGCTACTAATGTCGTTTTTCTTCTATGGGAAGTTTATGCTGATGGAAGTATTTGTTTGGATATATTACAAAATCAATGGAGTCCTATATACGATGTAGCTGCAATACTCACTTCTATCCAGGTACTATCTTGTATAATATAGTTAACAattctacatttatttttattccattgtaaatatattacaataagAAGATGGGAAACACTTATATTTGCACAATTAGTTCCCAACTTGAGGTCTGGTTTTGTTTGCCTTGACCTATGCATGACCACACCAACATTTTGCACAAATTACT contains:
- the LOC108321754 gene encoding ubiquitin-conjugating enzyme E2 2 isoform X2, whose product is MSTPARKRLMRDFKRLQQDPPAGISGAPQDNNIMLWNAVIFGPDDTPWDGGTFKLTLQFTEDYPNKPPTVRFVSRMFHPNIYADGSICLDILQNQWSPIYDVAAILTSIQSLLCDPNSSSPANSEAARTFSTNKREYNRRVREIVEQSWTAD
- the LOC108321754 gene encoding ubiquitin-conjugating enzyme E2 2 isoform X1: MLRVDLHQSPPSMFLGNSHSFFFFLFNFGFFLVVAMSTPARKRLMRDFKRLQQDPPAGISGAPQDNNIMLWNAVIFGPDDTPWDGGTFKLTLQFTEDYPNKPPTVRFVSRMFHPNIYADGSICLDILQNQWSPIYDVAAILTSIQSLLCDPNSSSPANSEAARTFSTNKREYNRRVREIVEQSWTAD